A genomic segment from Truepera sp. encodes:
- a CDS encoding hemolysin family protein: MEDNPPERSSRSKRALPLLLFALPTSLAMAQGGVAPSGGVTAVQVVALVLLLALSAFLSTAHTALTTVGEWRLRRLREEGGGPAGALSVLEDNPARFMSTLLIGNTAVNAAIAVLILDLLLRNASALGIGQALAIAIAIAAASVAILLFCELAPKSIAVQDPLRVTKLVLRPVYTLSIVLYPLGLAFNWLSSQFLRMFRIEPTRAALMSEGELRLMLQTAEESGVIEAQERAMIKGVIDLEETVVREVMTPRVAVVGISGDADLRELQEVVTAHGYSRLPVYGEGVDDIEGMAYARDLLPYIGRSETLAKTKVRDLMTPVQYVPETLSVLSLLREMRMRKNHIAVVVDEFGGTAGVVTLEDIIEEITGEIYDETDEDEVEDIVELEDGSFRLQGGTHIEAMASKLGLVFDPNTDYDTVAGFLIDEFDHIAQVGEEVTVQGMRFTVEEADERRVISVRATPVAPAVPETEALPEPAEG; encoded by the coding sequence ATGGAAGACAACCCTCCGGAACGATCATCGCGCTCGAAGCGCGCCCTACCACTCCTGCTCTTCGCCCTCCCAACCAGTCTCGCCATGGCACAAGGCGGCGTGGCGCCCTCCGGTGGCGTCACCGCCGTCCAGGTCGTGGCCCTCGTGCTGCTGCTGGCCTTGTCGGCGTTCCTCTCTACGGCCCACACCGCGCTGACCACCGTGGGCGAGTGGCGGCTTCGGCGCCTGCGCGAGGAGGGGGGCGGTCCGGCCGGAGCGCTGAGCGTTCTCGAGGACAATCCGGCGCGCTTCATGAGCACGCTCCTTATCGGCAACACGGCCGTCAACGCTGCGATAGCGGTGCTCATCCTCGACCTCCTGCTGCGCAACGCCAGCGCGCTCGGCATCGGCCAGGCACTGGCCATCGCCATCGCCATCGCTGCGGCCAGCGTCGCCATCCTGCTGTTCTGCGAGTTGGCCCCCAAGTCGATCGCCGTCCAGGACCCGTTGCGGGTCACCAAGCTGGTCCTCAGGCCCGTGTACACGCTCTCGATAGTCCTTTACCCCCTCGGCCTGGCGTTCAACTGGTTGTCCAGCCAGTTCCTGCGGATGTTCCGCATCGAGCCCACGCGGGCCGCGCTCATGTCGGAGGGAGAGCTGAGGCTCATGCTCCAGACGGCCGAGGAGTCAGGCGTCATCGAGGCGCAGGAGCGCGCCATGATCAAGGGCGTCATCGACTTGGAGGAGACCGTCGTGCGCGAGGTCATGACACCGCGGGTTGCCGTGGTGGGCATCAGCGGCGACGCCGACCTCAGGGAGCTCCAGGAAGTCGTCACCGCCCACGGCTACAGCCGCCTGCCCGTCTACGGCGAGGGGGTCGACGACATCGAAGGCATGGCCTACGCTCGCGACCTGCTGCCTTACATCGGGCGCTCCGAGACACTGGCGAAGACGAAGGTCAGAGACCTCATGACCCCCGTGCAGTACGTGCCGGAAACGCTTTCGGTACTTAGCCTGCTGCGCGAGATGCGCATGCGGAAGAACCACATAGCCGTAGTGGTAGACGAGTTCGGCGGCACGGCCGGCGTGGTGACTCTCGAAGACATCATCGAGGAGATCACCGGCGAGATCTACGACGAGACCGACGAGGACGAGGTAGAGGACATAGTGGAACTCGAAGACGGCAGCTTCCGCCTGCAGGGCGGGACGCACATCGAGGCGATGGCGTCCAAGTTGGGCCTCGTCTTCGATCCGAACACCGATTACGACACGGTGGCCGGGTTCCTCATCGACGAGTTCGACCACATCGCGCAAGTCGGGGAGGAAGTCACGGTCCAGGGCATGCGCTTCACGGTGGAGGAGGCCGACGAGCGCCGGGTGATCAGCGTCAGGGCCACGCCGGTAGCGCCCGCCGTGCCGGAAACCGAGGCACTTCCTGAGCCCGCGGAGGGTTGA
- a CDS encoding deoxynucleoside kinase translates to MATIVVEGPIGVGKTSLARYLAEDLPARLVVEVVEENPFLPRFYEDPKRYAFQTETFFLLSRFRQHTELAQAPLFQSHTVADYVFDKTFLFASLTLAGDEFQLYRELFEQLRSRLPLPDLVVYLRAQPEVLLERIAKRGRPFEAEIEAGYLRRITAAYDDFFARSHTPVRVVDAGAIDFVTDAEQRARLLAEIRDWAGAK, encoded by the coding sequence ATGGCAACGATCGTCGTGGAAGGACCCATCGGCGTTGGGAAGACGAGCCTGGCGCGCTACCTGGCGGAGGACCTGCCCGCTCGGCTGGTGGTCGAGGTCGTCGAAGAGAACCCGTTCCTTCCGCGCTTCTACGAGGACCCGAAGCGCTACGCTTTCCAGACCGAGACGTTCTTCTTGCTGTCTCGCTTCAGGCAGCATACCGAGTTGGCGCAGGCCCCGCTCTTCCAGAGCCATACCGTAGCCGACTACGTGTTCGACAAGACTTTCCTCTTCGCATCGCTCACCCTCGCGGGTGACGAGTTCCAGCTCTACCGTGAGCTCTTCGAACAGTTGCGCTCGCGCCTGCCGCTACCCGATCTGGTCGTCTACCTGCGGGCGCAGCCCGAGGTACTGCTGGAACGGATCGCAAAGCGTGGACGCCCGTTCGAGGCGGAGATCGAAGCCGGTTACTTGCGGCGCATCACGGCCGCCTACGACGACTTCTTCGCGCGCTCCCACACGCCCGTGAGGGTCGTCGACGCCGGCGCCATCGACTTCGTGACCGACGCGGAGCAGCGGGCGCGGTTACTGGCCGAGATCCGCGACTGGGCGGGCGCAAAGTGA
- a CDS encoding deoxynucleoside kinase, producing the protein MSAGGIYVAVAGNIGAGKSSLTRVLSARYHLAPVYEAVDQNPYLEDFYADMPRYAFHSQVFFLAARLKQHLREVNPGRRVIQDRTVYEDAAIFARLLHDDGLMDDRDHASYRTLYHAVLAALRPPDLLIYLRASLGTLKRHIAQRGRPYEATMDDGYLQRLNDLYENWIEDYSLSPVVVVPGDDLDFVNDQGDLRKVLDLLERSGLSAPVVG; encoded by the coding sequence GTGAGCGCCGGGGGCATCTACGTGGCGGTTGCCGGCAACATCGGCGCCGGCAAGTCGAGCCTGACGAGGGTCCTGTCGGCGCGCTATCACCTGGCGCCCGTCTACGAGGCCGTGGACCAGAACCCGTACCTCGAGGACTTCTACGCCGACATGCCGCGCTACGCGTTCCACTCTCAGGTCTTCTTCCTGGCGGCGCGACTGAAGCAGCACTTGCGCGAGGTGAACCCGGGGCGGCGCGTTATCCAGGACCGCACCGTGTACGAGGACGCGGCCATCTTCGCGCGCCTGCTGCACGACGACGGCCTCATGGACGATCGCGACCACGCCTCTTACCGCACGCTCTACCACGCGGTCCTGGCCGCGCTCAGGCCGCCCGACCTGCTCATCTACCTGAGGGCGAGCCTGGGGACGCTCAAACGGCACATCGCCCAGCGCGGCCGCCCCTACGAGGCGACCATGGACGACGGCTACCTGCAGCGGTTGAACGACCTCTACGAGAACTGGATCGAGGACTACAGCCTCTCGCCGGTTGTGGTGGTCCCCGGCGACGACCTCGACTTCGTCAACGACCAGGGCGACTTGCGTAAGGTCCTCGACCTGCTCGAACGAAGTGGCCTGAGCGCGCCGGTCGTGGGGTGA